Proteins co-encoded in one Malus sylvestris chromosome 7, drMalSylv7.2, whole genome shotgun sequence genomic window:
- the LOC126630548 gene encoding uncharacterized protein LOC126630548, translating into MQDGKTNPTETTPLTAQNGTMRNDGVFPQLLTSVPALNDAASYLSQTTSLFTRCFTDYSVEPSSSDSGVSNGHAQEMVTFWSRPTFASLATSSDDVSSSGYHSACAESSSSATDAPSVVDGTVRSASGDSSGNSSAIIKSTNGGQSGIPLFQGLIDRVRKTVRGSADDIGWLQRDPTMPPVEDGTERFMEILGDIRHGVHRLPNSMVCLLVPGLFSNHGPLYFVNTKTSLSKLGLVCHIAKIHSEASVEKNAREIKEYIEEFYWGSKKRVLLLGHSKGGIDAAAALSLYWPDLKDKVAGLALAQSPYGGSPIATDILREGQLGDYVNLRKLMEIVICKVIKGDLQALEDLTYEKRREFIRKHPLPKDLPVVSCHTEAPISPAVLATLSRVAHAELPAALSAGQAAKLPVVVPLGAAMAACAQLLQVRYGKKSDGLVTCCDAEVPGSIVVRPKRKLDHAWMVYSSLSDDPSEADASQVCEALLTLLVEVGQNKRHDNGTKDE; encoded by the exons ATGCAAGATGGAAAGACCAATCCCACCGAAACGACACCGTTGACG GCTCAGAATGGTACTATGAGAAATGATGGGGTCTTTCCTCAGCTGCTTACCTCAGTACCAGCTCTCAATGACGCTGCCTCTTATCTTTCTCAGACAACTTCATTATTTACACGCTGTTTCACTGATTATTCTG TAGAACCTTCTTCTAGTGATTCAGGGGTTTCCAATGGACATGCTCAGGAAATGGTGACCTTTTGGTCTCGGCCAACTTTTGCCTCCCTTGCTACATCTAGCGATGATGTGTCTTCTAGTGGATACCATTCAGCATGTGCAGAGTCATCTAGTTCTGCAACTGATGCTCCCTCTGTAGTTGATGGAACAGTGAGAAGTGCTTCAGGAGATTCATCAGGAAACTCTAGTGCCATCATCAAATCTACCAATGGTGGCCAAAGTGGCATTCCTTTATTTCAAGG CCTTATTGATCGAGTTCGAAAAACTGTGCGTGGGTCAGCAGATGATATAGGATGGCTACAGCGTGATCCGACAATGCCCCCTGTTGAAGACGGCACTGAAAGGTTCATGGAGATTTTGGGGGATATCAG GCATGGTGTTCACAGATTGCCAAACTCGATGGTTTGTTTGTTGGTTCCAG GTCTTTTCAGCAACCATGGACCACTATATTTTGTAAATACAAAAACGAGTTTATCAAAACTGGGTCTGGTCTGCCATATAGCCAAGATTCATAGTGag GCTTCAGTTGAAAAAAATGCTCGAGAGATAAAAGAATACATTGAGGAATTCTATTGGGGTTCCAAAAAACGTGTCTTGCTTCTGGGACATAGCAAAGGGGGAATAGATGCAGCAGCTGCTCTATCGTTGTATTGGCCTGATTTGAAAGATAAGGTTGCTGGTTTGGCGTTAGCACAGAGTCCATATGGCGGTAGCCCAATAGCTACAGATATCTTGCGAGAGGGACAGCTTGGTGATTATGTGAACTTGCGAAAGCTAATGGAGATTGTGATCTGTAAAGTGATTAAG GGTGATTTACAAGCCCTGGAAGATTTGACTtatgagaaaagaagagaatttATAAGGAAACACCCGTTGCCAAAGGATCTCCCGGTTGTTTCATGCCACACTGAAGCTCCCATTTCTCCTGCTGTTTTAGCTACATTATCTCGTGTAGCGCATGCCGAGCTACCTGCCGCTCTTTCTGCAGGCCAAGCAGCAAAACTTCCAGTGGTAGTGCCCCTTGGTGCAGCTATGGCTGCCTGTGCACAGCTTCTTCAGGTCAGATATGGCAAGAAGAGTGATGGACTTGTCACATGCTGCGATGCGGAAGTTCCTGGATCCATTGTTGTGCGTCCAAAGCGTAAATTAGACCATGCCTGGATGGTATACTCGTCACTGTCAGATGACCCTTCCGAAGCAGATGCTTCTCAAGTGTGTGAAGCTCTTTTGACGTTGCTTGTCGAAGTTGGGCAGAATAAGAGACACGATAATGGGACGAAAGATGAATGA